A single region of the Triticum dicoccoides isolate Atlit2015 ecotype Zavitan chromosome 2B, WEW_v2.0, whole genome shotgun sequence genome encodes:
- the LOC119361919 gene encoding cytochrome P450 93G1-like — protein MAMASSMEQPALLLLRQLTQDPVTASLLAAALATAVLMIAAVSRGGGRKPRLPPSPRGFPVIGHLHLVRPPVHRTFHDLAARLGPLMHIRLGSTHCVVASSAGVAAEFIRTHEGKISERPLTAVARQFAYGDDGFAFAPYGPHWRSMKRLCMSELLGPRTVEQLRPVRRAGLVSLLQSVLHQASGAEAVDLTAALIRLSNTSIIRMMASTVPGSVTEEAQALVKAVAELVGAFNVEDYIAVCRGWDLQGLGRRAADVHRRFDALLEEMIRHKEEAREARRMRGGGEGETPEKKTATGTTTESSKDLLDILLDKLEDDAAAEVKLTRKKIKAFVIDVVTAGSDTSAAMVEWMLAELMNHPECLRKVRSEIDAVVGRDRIAGEGDVASLPYLQAAYKETLRLRPAAPIAHRQSTEEMVVTAAGGFTVPAGTAVFINLWSIARDPANWDAPLEFRPERFLAGGRNEALDPRGQHFQYLPFGSGRRGCPGMGLALQSVPAVVAALVQCFDWAVPADIDGKKIDMEEADGLVCARKHPLLLRPSPRLSPFPAVV, from the exons ATGGCAATGGCGTCCAGCATGGAGCAGCCGGCGCTGCTTCTTCTTCGGCAGCTGACGCAGGACCCAGTGACAGCCTCCCTCCTCGCGGCCGCGCTCGCCACCGCGGTCCTTATGATCGCCGCCGTGAGCAGAGGCGGGGGACGGAAGCCGCGGCTGCCGCCGAGCCCGCGGGGTTTCCCGGTGATCGGGCACCTGCACCTGGTGCGCCCGCCGGTGCACCGCACCTTCCACGACCTGGCGGCCAGGCTGGGCCCGCTTATGCACATCCGGCTCGGCTCCACCCACTGCGTGGTGGCCAGCTCGGCCGGCGTCGCCGCCGAGTTCATCCGGACCCACGAGGGCAAGATCTCGGAGCGGCCGCTCACGGCCGTGGCGCGCCAGTTCGCGTACGGCGACGACGGCTTCGCCTTCGCGCCCTACGGCCCGCACTGGCGCTCCATGAAGCGCCTCTGCATGTCCGAGCTCCTCGGCCCCCGCACCGTCGAGCAGCTCCGCCCCGTCCGCCGCGCCGGCCTCGTGTCCctgctgcagagcgtgctgcaccAGGCGTCGGGTGCTGAGGCGGTGGACCTCACCGCCGCGCTCATCCGGCTGTCGAACACGTCCATCATCAGGATGATGGCCAGCACCGTGCCCGGGAGCGTCACGGAGGAGGCGCAGGCGCTGGTGAAGGCGGTCGCGGAGCTCGTCGGCGCGTTCAACGTCGAGGATTACATCGCCGTGTGCCGCGGCTGGGACCTCCAGGGCCTCGGTCGCCGGGCCGCCGACGTCCACCGCCGCTTCGACGCGCTGCTCGAGGAGATGATACGGCACAAGGAGGAGGCCCGAGAGGCCAGGAGGATGCgtggtggaggagaaggagagacgCCGGAGAAGAAGACGGCCACGGGAACGACGACGGAGAGCAGCAAGGACTTGCTCGACATCCTGCTGGACAAGTTGGAGGACGACgcggcggcggaggtgaagctCACCAGGAAGAAGATCAAAGCCTTCGTCATC GACGTGGTGACCGCTGGCTCCGACAcgtcggcggcgatggtggagTGGATGCTGGCGGAGCTGATGAACCACCCGGAGTGCCTCCGCAAGGTGCGGTCGGAGATCGACGCGGTGGTGGGGCGCGACAGGATCGCCGGCGAGGGCGACGTGGCGAGCCTCCCGTACCTGCAGGCGGCGTACAAGGAGACGCTGCGGCTGCGCCCGGCGGCCCCGATCGCGCACCGGCAGTCGACGGAGGAGATGGTGGTGACCGCGGCCGGCGGGTTCACGGTGCCGGCGGGCACGGCGGTGTTCATCAACCTGTGGTCCATCGCGCGCGACCCGGCCAACTGGGACGCGCCGCTGGAGTTCCGGCCGGAGCGGTTCCTGGCCGGCGGGCGCAACGAGGCGCTGGACCCGCGCGGGCAGCACTTCCAGTACCTGCCGTTCGGGAGCGGCCGGCGCGGGTGCCCCGGCATGGGGCTGGCGCTCCAGTCCGTGCCCGCCGTCGTGGCGGCCCTGGTGCAGTGCTTCGACTGGGCCGTGCCCGCCGACATCGACGGGAAGAAGATAGACATGGAGGAGGCCGACGGGCTGGTGTGCGCGCGCAAGCACCCGCTGCTGCTCCGCCCCTCGCCGCGCCTCAGCCCCTTCCCGGCGGTCGTCTAA